Within the Flavobacterium sp. 9R genome, the region ATCTTGACGGAGGTTATGCTATGGCAGGTCTTTTAGGTCATGGAGATGCGTTTGTTTTTAGAGATCCAGCAGGAATTAGACCCGCTTATTATTATCAGGATGACGAAATTGTTGTTGTAGCCTCAGAGCGACCAGTGATTCAAACAGTATTTAATGTGCCTTTTGAAAAAGTGCATGAAATTGATCCAGGAGCTGCTTTGATAATCAAAAAGAACGGAACAGTTTCTATGCAAGAAATTCTTCCAGCAATTACAAAAAAGGCATGTTCTTTTGAGCGAATTTATTTTTCAAGAGGTAGTGATGCCGAGATTTATAAAGAGCGCAAAATGTTAGGTAAACTGGTATTACCAGCTGTTTTGGAAACAATTGATTACGATACTGATAATACTGTTTTTTCTTATATTCCGAATACTGCGGAAACTTCTTTCTTTGGTATGGTAGAAGCTGCTCAGGATTTTTTGAATCAACGAAAAAACAATTATATTTTAGCCAATAGAAATACGTTAACAGCTGAGAGTTTACAAGAATTATTAGCCGTTAAAATCAGAACTGAAAAAGTAGCGATTAAAGATGCTAAATTAAGAACTTTTATCACAGAAGACAGTAGTAGAGACGATTTAGTGGCTCACGTTTATGATGTGACGTATGGAGTGGTTCAGCCAACTGATAATTTAGTGATAATTGATGATAGTATTGTTCGTGGTACTACACTTAAGAAAAGTATCATCAAAATGATGGATCGTTTGAATCCTAAACGTATCGTTGTCGTTTCTTCAGCGCCTCAAATTCGTTACCCAGATTGTTACGGAATTGATATGGCCAAGCTTGAAGGTTTGATTGCTTTTAAAGCTGCTTTGGAGTTGCTTAAAGAAAGAAATCTATACCATATAGTTGATGAAGTTTATGCTAAGTGTAAAGCACAAGAAAACTTTAAAGATGTTGAAGTTGTGAATTATGTTAGTGCGATATATGATCCATTTACGCCACAAGAAATATCAGATAAAATTGCAGAAATGCTAAGTTCATCTGAAATCAATGCAGAAGTAAAAATTATTTTCCAAACAGTTGAAAATTTACATATAGCTTGTCCTAAAAATTTAGGGGATTGGTATTTTACGGGTGATTATCCTACACCAGGAGGTAACCGTGTTGTCAATCGAGCTTTTATGAATTTTTATGAGGGCAAAGACGCCAGAGCGTATTAAAGAAATCATAAAATATGTATTTAATCGGATTTTTATGCATTTCATCGGAAAAGATTGTTAGTAATATTGCTTTGCAGTAAGTTTACTACACCATAATATTAGTAGGTTAAGTTTATGGTAGATTTGGGGCAAAAAGGGTGGAAGAAATTCCACCTTTTTTATTTTAATCGTTAAATTAATTTGTTTCTGGCAATCATTGCATTCTTGTATTGCTTTTTTGGAATTATTTTAAGAATATTATTTAGGTATATTATATAAAAAAAGAGTCGTTTTCAATTAAGAAAACGACTCTTTTTTTTGGGATAAAATGGTTACTCACTCAAAGCATTCCAGCCTCTGGCTTTTAATGGAATTTTAGTATTGGCTCGAGTAATCAAATGTGTTCCTTCATTGGGTTCAGTCATATGGCCAATGATGGTGAAGTTGGGATTTCCTTTAATTTTGTCGAAATCAGTAATAGCAATTGTAAACAATAATTCATAGTCTTCGCCACCATTTATAGCAATGGTAGTACTGTCAATATTGAATTCCTCGCATACTGAAATAAATTGAGGGTCTAATGGCAATTTGTCTTCATACAGATTACAGCCTACATTGGATTGTTTGCACAAATGCATAATTTCGGAAGAAATACCATCAGATACATCAATCATAGCCGTTGGTTGTATGTCTAAAGCGTGTAATAAGGTACGAATATCGGTTCTTGCTTCTGGTTTTAGTTGTCGCTCAATCAAATAAGTATAGGCGTCTAAATCAGGTTGTGAATTTGGATTTACTTGAAAGACTTGTTTTTCTCTTTCTAAAACTTGAAGTCCCATATATGCAGCACCAATATCTCCAGTCACTACTAATAAATCGGTCGCTTTGGCTCCGTTTCGATAAACAATCTCATTTTCATCTGCTTCACCCAAAGCGGTAATGCTAATAATCATTCCTTTTTGAGAAGAAGTAGTGTCGCCACCTATTACATCAACGTTGTATGCTTTGGCAGCTCGAGCAATTCCTTCATACAATTCTTCTAAAGCTTCTAATGGGAATCGATTAGAAACGGCTACCGAAACAGTGATTTGTGTAGGTTTGGCATTCATAGCACAAATATCAGATAGATTAACTACAACTGCTTTGTATCCCAAATGTTTTAAAGGCATATAAGCCAAATCAAAGTGTACTCCTTCAATTAACAAGTCGGTTGAAATCACTGTTTTTTTTGTACCAAAATCTAAAACAGCTGCATCGTCACCAATTCCTTTTAATGTTGACTCTTGGTTTATTTCAAAGTTTTTTGTCAAATGGTCGATTAACCCAAATTCACCTAATTGAGCAATACTAGTACGTTGAGGGTTTTTATCTTCAATCATGTTTAACTATTTTTTAAAAAAGCAAAGGTACGAAGATGTTGTTCTAATTTCGTTGGAATTTACATAGGTTTATAAAACTAATCAGTTTCTTTGCTTAAAACAGTGCTTACCTTTTCATACTAAAATGCGATTTGAATACTTGTTGTTCTCCATTTAAAAGATAAGTGACTAGAAACCAATAATCGGTCGACGGCAATGGTCGGCCATTGTAATTCCCGTCCCATCCTGGACCTGAGGGTTTGATCTCTTTTATAAATTTCCCGTAGCGATCAAAGATTTGAATGATGGCATCGGGTTGAAATGCTAAATCCATTATGTTCCAAGTATCATTAAATCCATCATTATTTGGGGTGAAAAATTTTGGATATTTCAACACATTGGCTACCAAAATACGATCGTCACAGCCTCCTTTAATATCTTTAATGGTAACGGTATGTGCGCCCGAATCGACATCATAAAAAATAGAGCCAGTTTGAAAATCGCCATCGTCAAGTTTGAATTCATAGCTGCCTAATCCATTCTTTACCGTTACTTCAATGTCGATAGAGTTAGTAAAAGCACTAGAGACCATAATGGTTGCCTCGGCTGGACTTGACTTTTCGACTGTATAAGTCGCGGGATTGAACCCACAATCAGCCCCAACACTTGGAGTTATTTTTTGACTTCTCATCGTGTAAACTCCTTCTTGAGTTGTTGAAAAATCAACTCCTGTACTAATTTTGGTACCTGACAAATACCAATCAACATTATAATCATTCGGATCTAGTCCTGAGGCTAATATGGCGGGTTGTAACACTTTGCCTGACTGAAAATCAACACAAATATAAGCCTGCTGCGGCGCTAAATCCTTCAAAGGAAATATGGTGATTTCAAAAGTAATCTCTGAGAAACAGTTAGGATTCGTTGGCGAAGCAGCATAAATATACATTTTTTGACTTGCTGTAATCTCATCGCCAGCCTGATAGGGTGTGCCTCCTTTATTTACATTTGAATAATAAGCACCAAGGCTCAAAGGTGGTAAAATATAGCTAACACAAGCAGTGATATTTGTCGCAGGTTGAAGTGTGGGAGTGTTAGAGATGTTCACCATGAAAGACGTTTCACTCGAGCAAGTGATTCGGTTACCAGCCTCAGCAAAAACATATATTCTTTGAGTTGTTTTTAAAACAGTACCCACTGCGATTGGATCTTTCCCGTTTGGACTTAAGTAATATCCTCCGACAGTTAAAGGTGGCAAGGTATAACTATCACATGTATTTACATCAGCGAATGATCCTATATCCACTTTTTTTATGTTAATTTTAAAGAAAGATTCATTACTACATGCTTTAAAATCATTCCATTCATTATAGATAAAGACAGTTTGTGAAGTGCTGATCAACGTGCCTTCAGGAATTACCGTTCCAACTCCGTTACTGCCTCCCGAAGCCGTGTAATAGGTGCCATTTGTTAATCTTGGCAACGGAAAACTTGTACATGAAATGATGTCTGTAAAATTATCAACAACGGGTTTTGGTCTAATTTCAATTTTAAACGCATGCTCGTTGCTGCACTCTGGGCTAGATGCAAATACATAAATCGTTTGGTTTATGGTAATACGTGTTCCTGCTTGTAGTTGGTTTCCTCCTCCATTGGGTAAGGTGTAATATTTTCCATTTGTTAAAGCGGGTAAAATATATTCTTCACAAGCAAACACGTCATCCGGTTTGTCAACCAATGGCAAGGGTTTTATTGTTATATCTATTTTTAGCGTATCGGTACAATTGGGTGTAGTGGTAGTAGTTGCAAAAAAATAGACCGTTTGCGAACTAATAATTTGGGTTCCAGCAGGAATTGCATTGCCATTACCTCTGGGCTGATCATAGTATCCGCCAATTGAAAGTGGAGGTAAGATATAAGATCCACAACGGCTTACTGGCCCAAATAAGGAGGGATCAATGATCACAATTCTAAATGATGTTTCATTAGTGCATTGTCCATCATCGGTAAATATGTAAATGGTTTGAGTGGCTGTTGTACTGCTTCCAGGGGACAAATTTGTTCCGCTTCCGCCCGGTTGCGTGTAATAGTTTCCTTTTGTTATAGTAGGTAAAACATACGAGTTGCATGTTACCACATCTGCTAATTGCTCCACGAGTGGCAGCACAAAGACGGTTATAGCCACCGCTTCGTCTCTGCAAACTACTCCATTAATTTCAGCATAGTAAAAAATAGTTTGACTTGTTGTCAAAATAGTTCCTGCTGGTAAACGGCTACCACCACCATTGGATTGGGTATAAAACTCACCCACAAGTACATCTGGAACAACATATTGTCCACACCCTTCTTTCAAAAAAGATAAGTCATATGCCAAAGTGACCAAAAATGAAGTTTCATTACTGCAAATAGAATTGGGTGAGGGATCGTTGTATATATAATAAGTGCCCGATGTGGTAATCACATCACCGATATTGAGTTGAGTTCCTGTAGCGTTCGGACCAGTATAGTACTTTCCATTGGTAATATTAGGCAAGGTGTAACTATTGCAGGCAATAACATCAGCTATTCGATCCACATTGGCCAAGGGTGTAACAATTACATCAAAGGTGGCCGTGGAATAGCATTTCGACTCATTGTTGCTTTCTACACGTACCCAAATTGGAAGGGGAGATTGGGTTAATGTCATAATAAAATTACGGGGATTACTAATGCCATTAGTTTTATTATTGGCATCAATTAAATTAAAGTAATACCATAACGTATAATCTGTTGTTGGTAATCCATTTAAAATAATACTAACATTACTAGTTAAATCAACGGAGATTCGTCCATTTGCAGTATCGCACACTTTAATCTCAGGCGGATTGATAATATTTAGTGGAGCTGTAATTTGTAGTTCAAACGAAACCAAATCATTGCAAAGCGTGTTATTGGTAATGTGAATGGGTTTGATGTATATCGTTTTTTTGGCTGAAGTGATATAATTGGTCAATTGGTTAGCTGGAATAGCAGGTCCGTTTGCATTGGCATTGGACAAGGAGTCAAAATACAAAAGTGAATAGGCAGCAGGATCTAACCCAAGTGCAGCTGCATTATTTTGAGTTAAATCGAATGGGTAACTTGTACTAGCATTATAGCAATTAACCAAGTCTTTAGGAGGGACTAAAGCCAATTCGAAAATGGTCACTTCATCTTTAATAACACATCCCGAAAGAGTGGCCGTTACACCATAGGTTCCTGCTTGAGTTACGGTCAATGAGGCGTTTGTCTCGCCTATGATTTCAACACCATTTAAAGTCCAAATATAACTGTAATTTCCAATTAGATCCGACTGAAGTAGTAGCTGCTCTCCTTTGCAAAGAGTCTGGTCCGGCCCTAAGTTCATAGATGTTTTAAAACTACCACCTTTAATAAAAACTGCAGAATCATAGTTGCTATCGTTGTAATCGCCTATAGCCAATTTGATTTGATATGTCCGATTCGGAACTACCGCTGCAGAGGCAGTTAATACCTTGGTTTCGCCCCTCATATTCATAGCAGAAGTAGTGGGATTGCCAACATTATAATTATCAAAAAAAGAAGCATTAGCCGAAACACACGACGAATTGTACTTATTATCTCGAATATTTAAAACGGATACTGCTTGGTTTGTTTGGGGAAGTACTGCCAAATTAGTAGAAATACCAGTAGTAAGATCTGTCAATATAAAGCCAAAAACATCGCTAAAACCACATTGAAACTCCCCATATTCGTTAGAAGCAAACAAAAAATCAAAACTAAAATTACTGGAGACTGGCGTAAAATCAAATTGAATTAAACTCACGTCAGTAATTGGGGTAATTTGTCCGTTACTATTACTAATCGCTTGCAAATCTGCATCCCCATTAGTGTTCAACTGACTACTCTCGTTGGCGCCAGTATAGGTTCCCTCGGTGTACTTAGCGATTCCGTTTCTAATAATAATACCCTCTTGAAAGGGAAAATTAGGATTTGTGCTGCTAAACTTCCCAATCCCTAATCGTGATGAAAATTTGAAGTTGCTCTCCTCTGCGCAAGCATTTTGCAACAATTCTTTTCTGACCAATTCGGGAATACTCAACGTTGTAGTATCCACAACAATGCCCTGCGACCAAGAGTGTGCCGAACAAAATAATAAAACAAGAAATAGAGCTTTTCTCATAATTCTGAATGTATTATTTGGGTTACACAAATATACAAATCAAAACAGTAAAAATTTGATAATCAATAAATTGAGTTGTTTATTGTTTGAAAAAACTACCATTTCACACCAACAATGTCAAACATCCGAAAGCAATTGATTACAAAATAACAGTAGCACCTAGCGCATCGCATCAAAATTGATTAAATTGCAACTTAGACCTATAAAATTAAAAAAAATGGAAGCATTCGATATAGTGACCCTAACGGTCAACCCAGCAGTTGATAAAAGCACTAGTTTTAAAGGATTAGTAGCCGAACAAAAAATTCGTTGCGAAGTGCCAAGATACGATGCGGGTGGAGGCGGAATCAATGTTTCTAAAGCTATCGCTCGTTTGGGCGGCAATTCTATGGCTGTATTTACTTCAGGTGGGGCAATGGGACAATTGTTAGAAGAATTAGTAGCCAAAGAAAATATTGCCAGTGAGGCTGTTGCTGTGGAGAGTTGGACAAGAGAAAGTTTTGTGGCGGTAGATACGAATACCAACTCACAATACCGATTTGGATTTACTGGAGGTTCGTTAACGGAAGAAGAAAGTAAGCTATTTTTAGCTAAAATTGGGGAGTTCAAACCCAAATTTTTGATCGCTAGCGGTAGTTTGAATGAAGGCTTGAATGCTGATTTTTATCAAAAAGTAGCTGAAATTGCTAAAAAAAACAATTCAAAACTAATAGTAGATACTTCAGGAGAAGCTTTAGAAAAAGTCCTTGAAGTTGGCGCTTATTTAATTAAGCCAAACGTTGGTGAACTAGCCAAATTAATTGGAGAAGAGCGACTAGAAATGGAAGAAGTAAACGAAGCAGCCAAGAAAATTATAGCTAAAGGAGGTGCGGAAATAGTCGTAGTTTCTTTGGGACCACAAGGCGCCGTACTGGTTACCAAAGACCATTATGAGTTTGTTCCTGCACCCAATGTCGCTAAAAAGAGTACGGTAGGTGCTGGTGATAGTATGGTAGGAGGAATGGTTTGGGCACTTTCTCAAAATAAACCTTTAAAAGAAGTTATTCGATGGGGAGTGGCTTGTGGTTCAGCCGCTACGATGAACGAAGGCACCCAATTATTCAAAGGCTCCGATGCACAGCGATTGTTTGATTGGTTGAAGGATAAATAGGAAAAGTCCCTAACCCCAACTTGGCGGGGAATTAGAAATAAAAAAACTTGACAATTTTTACATCGTCAGGTTTTCTTTTTATTGTCATAAAAGCTAATGCAATATTTGCAGAAAAAAAATTACTTATTTCGCTTTTTCCAAATTTCAGGATTTCTCGAAGTATGAAAAACAGCAAAAACAGTAATTAACTTTAGTTCTTCGTTTACTAGATAATGAATTAGGAAAGGGAATTTTTCAATTTTCCGACATCTCACCTCGTCGTATTTTATAGAATATAAGTAAGGGTTTTTCTTTAAAGAATTAATTTGTCTTTTAACTTGAGATTTATAGCGAAAACCCAAACCTTTTAATTGTATTTCATACCATTCAGAGGTTTCAAGGATGTCATTGAATGCGTCAATATCTATCTTTAATTTATAGCCCAAACCTTTTATAGTGCTTTAGATACTTTGTCCCAATCCAAAAGGCGTTCAGAATTAGTTTTAGCTTTAGCGATTCGATCTAAAACAATTTTTTGATGTTCTATAGGAATTTCAACATCTTCATTCCAAAGCGCATCATTGATTTTCAATCGATCTTTTGGAGATAATTGTTTAACCGCTTCAAGTAATTGACTTACACTTAAATCAATGTTTAATTTTATTGTTTCCATAAAAACAAAGTTAATGAAAAAAGGTTTTGTTACCTGTTAGCCTTATACTATTTTCTAAGTATAAATAGTCTTAATTATTAGTTTGAAAATAAATATGATTTTTAATCTAAACAAAAAAACCTGACAATTTTTACATCGTCAGGTTTTCTCTTTATTCTATTTTCTATATTCTTTTCTCTAAAAAAAACTAGTCGTTCAGTTTAAGAACCGCCATAAACGCTTCCTGCGGAATTTCTACATTTCCAACTTGGCGCATACGTTTTTTACCTTTTTTCTGTTTTTCCAACAATTTACGTTTACGAGAAATATCTCCACCGTAACATTTGGCAGTAACGTCTTTACGTAAGGCTTTTATGGTTTCACGAGCAATGATTTTGGCTCCAATAGCTGCTTGAATCGGAATGTCAAATTGTTGTCTCGGAATCAACTCACGTAATTTTTCGGTCATTTTTTTACCAATCGTGTAAGCATTGCTTTCGTGAATCAACGCAGAAAGCGCATCCACTTGATTAGCATTTAATAATACATCCAATTTAACCAATTTTGAAGCACGCATTCCAATAGGAGAGTAATCAAACGATGCATAACCTTTAGAAACTGTTTTTAATCGGTCGTAAAAGTCGAATACTATTTCGGCCAATGGCATATCAAAGTTTAATTCCACACGTTCAGTGGTCAAATAGGTTTGATTCGTGATAATACCACGTTTTTCAATACACAAACTCATTACGTTACCCACGAAATCAGACTTGGTAATGATAGTCGCTTTGATATAAGGTTCCTCTACACGGTCCAGTTTTGATGGTTCCGGCAAATCGGATGGGTTGTTAACGATAATAGCTGTTTCAGGCTCTTTTTTGGTATACGCTAAATACGAAACGTTCGGAACCGTAGTAATTACCGTCATATCGAACTCGCGCTCCAATCGCTCCTGAATAATTTCCATATGTAGCATTCCTAAGAATCCACAACGGAAACCAAATCCTAAAGCCGCCGAACTTTCAGCCGTAAATACCAGCGAAGCATCGTTTAGCTGTAGTTTTTCCATCGAAGCTCTTAGTTCTTCAAAATCTTCTGTATCGACAGGGTAAATTCCAGCAAAAACCATCGGTTTCACATCCTCAAAACCTGTAATCATATTGGTGGTAGGTGTTTTGGCATCTGTGATGGTGTCTCCTACTTTTACTTCTTTGGCTTCTTTGATTCCAGAAATCAAATATCCAACATCCCCTGTGGAGATTACGCTTTTTGGAACTTGATTCAGTTTTAAAGTACCTACTTCATCGGCAAAATATTCATTGCCAGTAGCCATAAATTTTATCTTTTGACCTTTTTTGATTTCTCCATTTACCACACGGAAGATAACTTCAATTCCGCGGAAAGGGTTGTAATGTGAATCAAAAATTAAGGCTTGTAAAGGTTCTTCTTTGTTACCTTTTGGAGGAGGAATTTTTTCGATAATGGCAGCCAAAATATTTTCGACACCAAAACCTGTTTTTCCTGACGCGTGAATAATATCTTCTAATTCACAGCCCAATAAATCGATAATGTCATCGCTTACCTCCTCAGGATTAGCACTTGGTAAATCGACTTTATTCAAAACAGGAATGATTTCTAAGTCGTTTTCTAAAGCCAAGTATAAGTTAGAAATCGTTTGTGCTTGTATACTTTGAGCCGCATCTACAATCAAAAGGGCACCTTCACAAGCGGCAATTGAACGAGAAACTTCATAGGAGAAATCAACGTGACCAGGAGTGTCAATCAAATTCAAGATATATTGTTCGCCTTTGTAGGTGTATTCCATCTGGATGGCGTGACTTTTAATAGTGATACCACGTTCGCGCTCCAAATCCATATTGTCAAGCAATTGGGCTTTTTCTTCGCGAGCGGTAACGGTTTGCGTAGCGCCTAATAATCGGTCGGCAAGGGTACTTTTTCCGTGATCAATGTGTGCAATAATGCAAAAATTTCTAATGTGTTTCATGTGCTTCTTCTGTCATTTGTGCAAATGCTTTCGCAT harbors:
- the lepA gene encoding translation elongation factor 4: MKHIRNFCIIAHIDHGKSTLADRLLGATQTVTAREEKAQLLDNMDLERERGITIKSHAIQMEYTYKGEQYILNLIDTPGHVDFSYEVSRSIAACEGALLIVDAAQSIQAQTISNLYLALENDLEIIPVLNKVDLPSANPEEVSDDIIDLLGCELEDIIHASGKTGFGVENILAAIIEKIPPPKGNKEEPLQALIFDSHYNPFRGIEVIFRVVNGEIKKGQKIKFMATGNEYFADEVGTLKLNQVPKSVISTGDVGYLISGIKEAKEVKVGDTITDAKTPTTNMITGFEDVKPMVFAGIYPVDTEDFEELRASMEKLQLNDASLVFTAESSAALGFGFRCGFLGMLHMEIIQERLEREFDMTVITTVPNVSYLAYTKKEPETAIIVNNPSDLPEPSKLDRVEEPYIKATIITKSDFVGNVMSLCIEKRGIITNQTYLTTERVELNFDMPLAEIVFDFYDRLKTVSKGYASFDYSPIGMRASKLVKLDVLLNANQVDALSALIHESNAYTIGKKMTEKLRELIPRQQFDIPIQAAIGAKIIARETIKALRKDVTAKCYGGDISRKRKLLEKQKKGKKRMRQVGNVEIPQEAFMAVLKLND
- a CDS encoding T9SS type B sorting domain-containing protein, producing MRKALFLVLLFCSAHSWSQGIVVDTTTLSIPELVRKELLQNACAEESNFKFSSRLGIGKFSSTNPNFPFQEGIIIRNGIAKYTEGTYTGANESSQLNTNGDADLQAISNSNGQITPITDVSLIQFDFTPVSSNFSFDFLFASNEYGEFQCGFSDVFGFILTDLTTGISTNLAVLPQTNQAVSVLNIRDNKYNSSCVSANASFFDNYNVGNPTTSAMNMRGETKVLTASAAVVPNRTYQIKLAIGDYNDSNYDSAVFIKGGSFKTSMNLGPDQTLCKGEQLLLQSDLIGNYSYIWTLNGVEIIGETNASLTVTQAGTYGVTATLSGCVIKDEVTIFELALVPPKDLVNCYNASTSYPFDLTQNNAAALGLDPAAYSLLYFDSLSNANANGPAIPANQLTNYITSAKKTIYIKPIHITNNTLCNDLVSFELQITAPLNIINPPEIKVCDTANGRISVDLTSNVSIILNGLPTTDYTLWYYFNLIDANNKTNGISNPRNFIMTLTQSPLPIWVRVESNNESKCYSTATFDVIVTPLANVDRIADVIACNSYTLPNITNGKYYTGPNATGTQLNIGDVITTSGTYYIYNDPSPNSICSNETSFLVTLAYDLSFLKEGCGQYVVPDVLVGEFYTQSNGGGSRLPAGTILTTSQTIFYYAEINGVVCRDEAVAITVFVLPLVEQLADVVTCNSYVLPTITKGNYYTQPGGSGTNLSPGSSTTATQTIYIFTDDGQCTNETSFRIVIIDPSLFGPVSRCGSYILPPLSIGGYYDQPRGNGNAIPAGTQIISSQTVYFFATTTTTPNCTDTLKIDITIKPLPLVDKPDDVFACEEYILPALTNGKYYTLPNGGGNQLQAGTRITINQTIYVFASSPECSNEHAFKIEIRPKPVVDNFTDIISCTSFPLPRLTNGTYYTASGGSNGVGTVIPEGTLISTSQTVFIYNEWNDFKACSNESFFKINIKKVDIGSFADVNTCDSYTLPPLTVGGYYLSPNGKDPIAVGTVLKTTQRIYVFAEAGNRITCSSETSFMVNISNTPTLQPATNITACVSYILPPLSLGAYYSNVNKGGTPYQAGDEITASQKMYIYAASPTNPNCFSEITFEITIFPLKDLAPQQAYICVDFQSGKVLQPAILASGLDPNDYNVDWYLSGTKISTGVDFSTTQEGVYTMRSQKITPSVGADCGFNPATYTVEKSSPAEATIMVSSAFTNSIDIEVTVKNGLGSYEFKLDDGDFQTGSIFYDVDSGAHTVTIKDIKGGCDDRILVANVLKYPKFFTPNNDGFNDTWNIMDLAFQPDAIIQIFDRYGKFIKEIKPSGPGWDGNYNGRPLPSTDYWFLVTYLLNGEQQVFKSHFSMKR
- a CDS encoding amidophosphoribosyltransferase, with amino-acid sequence MSDALQHECGIALVRLLKPLEYYKEKYGSAFYGIQKMYLLMEKQHNRGQDGAGFASIKLDVEPGQRYISRVRSNHAQPIQDVFAQINSRINEELTLNPEYAESVALQKANIPYLGELFLGHVRYGTFGKNSIESVHPFLRQNNWMHRNLILAGNFNMTNVKELFENLVELGQHPKEMADTVTVMEKIGHFLDDAVTDLYQDCKNEGLNKREASPVIAERLNVAKILRRAAKNLDGGYAMAGLLGHGDAFVFRDPAGIRPAYYYQDDEIVVVASERPVIQTVFNVPFEKVHEIDPGAALIIKKNGTVSMQEILPAITKKACSFERIYFSRGSDAEIYKERKMLGKLVLPAVLETIDYDTDNTVFSYIPNTAETSFFGMVEAAQDFLNQRKNNYILANRNTLTAESLQELLAVKIRTEKVAIKDAKLRTFITEDSSRDDLVAHVYDVTYGVVQPTDNLVIIDDSIVRGTTLKKSIIKMMDRLNPKRIVVVSSAPQIRYPDCYGIDMAKLEGLIAFKAALELLKERNLYHIVDEVYAKCKAQENFKDVEVVNYVSAIYDPFTPQEISDKIAEMLSSSEINAEVKIIFQTVENLHIACPKNLGDWYFTGDYPTPGGNRVVNRAFMNFYEGKDARAY
- the thiL gene encoding thiamine-phosphate kinase, with product MIEDKNPQRTSIAQLGEFGLIDHLTKNFEINQESTLKGIGDDAAVLDFGTKKTVISTDLLIEGVHFDLAYMPLKHLGYKAVVVNLSDICAMNAKPTQITVSVAVSNRFPLEALEELYEGIARAAKAYNVDVIGGDTTSSQKGMIISITALGEADENEIVYRNGAKATDLLVVTGDIGAAYMGLQVLEREKQVFQVNPNSQPDLDAYTYLIERQLKPEARTDIRTLLHALDIQPTAMIDVSDGISSEIMHLCKQSNVGCNLYEDKLPLDPQFISVCEEFNIDSTTIAINGGEDYELLFTIAITDFDKIKGNPNFTIIGHMTEPNEGTHLITRANTKIPLKARGWNALSE
- a CDS encoding type II toxin-antitoxin system RelE/ParE family toxin; protein product: MGYKLKIDIDAFNDILETSEWYEIQLKGLGFRYKSQVKRQINSLKKNPYLYSIKYDEVRCRKIEKFPFLIHYLVNEELKLITVFAVFHTSRNPEIWKKRNK
- a CDS encoding addiction module protein; this encodes METIKLNIDLSVSQLLEAVKQLSPKDRLKINDALWNEDVEIPIEHQKIVLDRIAKAKTNSERLLDWDKVSKAL
- a CDS encoding 1-phosphofructokinase family hexose kinase — encoded protein: MEAFDIVTLTVNPAVDKSTSFKGLVAEQKIRCEVPRYDAGGGGINVSKAIARLGGNSMAVFTSGGAMGQLLEELVAKENIASEAVAVESWTRESFVAVDTNTNSQYRFGFTGGSLTEEESKLFLAKIGEFKPKFLIASGSLNEGLNADFYQKVAEIAKKNNSKLIVDTSGEALEKVLEVGAYLIKPNVGELAKLIGEERLEMEEVNEAAKKIIAKGGAEIVVVSLGPQGAVLVTKDHYEFVPAPNVAKKSTVGAGDSMVGGMVWALSQNKPLKEVIRWGVACGSAATMNEGTQLFKGSDAQRLFDWLKDK